Proteins from one Tsuneonella aeria genomic window:
- a CDS encoding ribonucleotide-diphosphate reductase subunit beta, protein MSLLEARKTYKPFEYPWAYEFWKRQQQVHWLPEEVPLGEDCRDWAQKLSDHERNLLTQIFRFFTQADIEVQDCYHEKYGRVFKPVEIKMMLAAFSNMETVHIAAYSHLLDTIGMPESEYGMFLEYEEMKAKHDYLQEFGVDTDEDIARTLAMFGGFTEGLQLFASFAMLMNFPRFNKMKGMGQIVSWSVRDESLHCEGITRLFHAFVQERGCLTKAVREDIMDMCQKTVRLEDAFIDLAFEQGPVPGMSPNEIKRYIRYIADWRLGQLGFKPIYMVEDHPLPWLAPLLNGVEHANFFETRATEYSKAATRGNWGDVWASFDSRRNAKASEGANDVVADEGPGLFGDDAGGAVAAE, encoded by the coding sequence ATGTCGTTGCTGGAAGCGCGCAAGACCTACAAGCCCTTCGAATACCCTTGGGCCTACGAGTTCTGGAAGCGTCAGCAGCAAGTGCACTGGCTGCCCGAAGAAGTGCCGCTGGGCGAGGACTGCCGCGACTGGGCGCAGAAGCTGTCGGATCACGAACGCAACCTGCTCACCCAGATATTCCGGTTCTTCACGCAGGCCGATATCGAGGTACAGGATTGCTACCACGAGAAGTATGGCCGGGTGTTCAAGCCGGTCGAGATCAAGATGATGCTGGCGGCGTTCAGCAACATGGAAACCGTGCATATCGCGGCCTATTCCCACCTGCTCGACACCATCGGCATGCCGGAAAGCGAATACGGCATGTTCCTCGAGTACGAGGAGATGAAGGCCAAGCACGATTACCTGCAGGAATTCGGCGTCGACACCGACGAGGATATCGCCCGGACGCTGGCGATGTTCGGCGGCTTCACCGAAGGGCTGCAGCTGTTCGCCAGCTTCGCCATGCTGATGAACTTCCCGCGCTTCAACAAGATGAAGGGCATGGGCCAGATCGTCAGCTGGTCGGTCCGCGACGAAAGCCTGCACTGCGAAGGCATCACCCGCCTGTTCCACGCGTTCGTGCAGGAACGCGGCTGCCTGACCAAGGCGGTGCGCGAAGACATCATGGACATGTGCCAGAAGACGGTGCGCCTCGAAGATGCCTTCATCGACCTCGCCTTCGAACAGGGCCCGGTCCCCGGGATGAGCCCCAACGAGATCAAGCGATACATCCGCTACATCGCCGACTGGCGCCTGGGGCAGCTGGGCTTCAAGCCGATCTACATGGTGGAGGACCACCCCCTCCCCTGGCTCGCCCCGCTGCTCAACGGCGTGGAGCACGCCAACTTCTTCGAAACGCGCGCGACGGAATATTCTAAGGCCGCGACGCGCGGGAACTGGGGTGATGTCTGGGCAAGCTTCGACTCGCGGCGGAATGCCAAAGCAAGCGAGGGCGCGAACGACGTCGTGGCAGACGAAGGGCCGGGGTTGTTCGGGGATGATGCTGGCGGAGCTGTGGCGGCGGAGTAA
- a CDS encoding DUF2171 domain-containing protein — protein sequence MAHTDDIREHMEVIGADGVHVGTVDRVEGDRIKLTKEDSGAKIEGAEGAHAGHHHTIPLGLVAAVDGEQVRLSATAANAITFEEEAD from the coding sequence ATGGCTCACACTGACGATATTCGCGAACATATGGAAGTGATCGGCGCCGACGGCGTCCATGTCGGCACGGTCGACCGCGTCGAAGGCGATCGCATCAAGCTGACGAAAGAGGATTCCGGCGCCAAGATCGAAGGGGCGGAAGGGGCCCACGCCGGGCATCACCACACGATACCGCTCGGCTTGGTCGCGGCGGTCGATGGCGAGCAGGTGCGCCTGAGCGCGACCGCGGCCAACGCGATCACGTTCGAGGAGGAGGCTGACTAG